A genomic segment from Triticum dicoccoides isolate Atlit2015 ecotype Zavitan chromosome 1A, WEW_v2.0, whole genome shotgun sequence encodes:
- the LOC119275924 gene encoding autophagy-related protein 3-like, whose translation MQVKQKVYELYKGTVERVTGPRTVSAFLEKGVLSVPEFILAGDNLVSKCPTWSWEAGDPSKRKPYLPSDKQFLVTRNVPCLRRAVAVEEEYDAAGAEVVLDDDEDGEGWLATHGLQASESKEEEDIPSMDTLDIGKVEEIKSIPSYFGAGEKPDDEEDIPDMDTYEDTGDHSTATPQPSYFVAEEPDDDNILLTRTYDVSITYDKYYQTPRVWLTGYDEARMPLKPELVFQDISQDHAHKTVTIEDHPHLLVGQHASVHPCKHAAVMKKIIDVIVSQGGAPEVDKYLFIFLKFMASVIPTIEYDYTMDFDLGSTST comes from the exons aTGCAGGTGAAGCAGAAGGTCTACGAGCTCTACAAGGGGACGGTGGAGCGGGTCACGGGCCCGCGCACCGTCTCGGCGTTCCTCGAGAAGGGCGTCCTCTCCGTCCCCGAGTTCATCCTCGCCGGCGACAACCTCGTGTCCAAGTGCCCCACCTGGTCCTG GGAGGCGGGCGATCCGAGCAAGAGGAAGCCGTACCTCCCCTCCGATAAGCAGTTCCTCGTCACCAGGAACG TGCCCTGCCTAAGACGAGCTGTGGCGGTCGAGGAAGAGTATGATGCAGCGGGAGCTGAGGTTGTTCTcgatgatgatgaggatggcgaAGGCTGGCTCGCAACACATGGGCTGCAAG CATCAGAGTCAAAAGAGGAGGAGGACATACCATCTATGGATACATTGGACATAGGGAAAGTCGAAGAGATCAAATCTATTCCCTCGTACTTTGGTGCTGGTGAAAAGCCAGATGACGAGGAGGATATACCTGATATGGACACCTATGAAGACACAGGAGATCATTCCACA GCTACCCCTCAGCCTTCATATTTTGTCGCGGAAGAGCCGGATGATGACAACATTCTTCTGACCAGAACATATGATGTCAGCATCAC ATATGACAAGTACTACCAAACTCCACGTGTCTGGCTTACTGGCTATGATGAG GCAAGAATGCCATTAAAGCCTGAACTTgtgtttcaagatatcagtcaagaccATGCACACAAAACG GTGACTATCGAAGACCACCCTCACCTGTTAGTGGGACAGCACGCTTCAGTGCATCCTTGCAAGCACGCTGCTGTGATGAAAAAGATCATTGATGTTATAGTGTCTCAAGGAGGTGCACCAGAAGTTGACAA GTACCTTTtcatatttctcaaattcatggcttcTGTCATACCCACCATTGAGTATGATTACACTATGGACTTCGATCTGGGCAGTACAAGCACATAA